A genomic stretch from Lysobacter ciconiae includes:
- a CDS encoding TetR/AcrR family transcriptional regulator, with translation MSDSHLRGDHGSGSTPPGRPASSGPAGPGRPKDPAKRAAILESARLLFLQHGFDGVSMDQIAAAASVSKLTVYSHFGDKENLFAAAVGSYCELQLPHALFDRASGAPLREHLLEIARAFHAMASSEEAIGALRMLSAPQLADSPVVRTFWEAGPARIHQELAALLKRRAELGELRLDPENAAELARAAGQLLALLKGEPHARRLLGLEGLAAAEVPAHLASAVDVFLRAYASPDQSMRQP, from the coding sequence ATGAGCGATTCGCACCTCCGCGGCGATCACGGTTCGGGATCCACCCCGCCAGGCCGCCCGGCCTCGTCGGGCCCGGCGGGTCCCGGACGCCCCAAGGATCCGGCCAAGCGCGCGGCGATCCTGGAATCGGCACGGCTACTGTTCCTGCAGCACGGTTTTGACGGCGTGAGCATGGACCAGATCGCGGCGGCCGCCAGCGTCTCCAAGCTGACCGTCTACAGCCACTTCGGCGACAAGGAAAACCTGTTCGCCGCCGCCGTGGGCTCGTACTGCGAGCTGCAACTGCCGCATGCGCTGTTCGACCGCGCGTCCGGAGCGCCGCTGCGTGAGCACCTGCTGGAGATCGCCCGCGCCTTCCACGCCATGGCCAGCAGCGAGGAGGCGATCGGCGCGCTGCGCATGCTGTCGGCGCCGCAGCTGGCCGACTCGCCGGTGGTCCGCACGTTCTGGGAGGCAGGCCCCGCCCGCATCCACCAGGAGCTGGCGGCGCTGCTGAAGCGTCGCGCCGAGTTGGGCGAGTTGCGTCTGGATCCCGAAAACGCCGCCGAGCTGGCGCGGGCGGCCGGGCAGTTGCTCGCCCTTCTGAAGGGCGAGCCGCACGCGCGGCGTCTGCTGGGACTGGAAGGGCTGGCCGCCGCGGAGGTTCCCGCCCACCTGGCGTCCGCGGTGGACGTGTTCCTGCGTGCATACGCCAGCCCGGACCAGTCCATGCGCCAGCCGTGA